The following DNA comes from Anaerolineae bacterium.
TCTCCAGCCAATCTCCGAAGCGCCCATCGCGGATGTGCTCGGGCACCCAGTTGATGCCCCGGTTGAGCTCCACTAGCAAGTCGCGGTACTGGGTCGTCCTCACAAACCAGGACGAGCGAGCGTAGTAGAGAAGCGGCCGGTCGCATCTCCAGCAGAAAGGATACACGTGCCGGAGCCGGGTCTCGCGCTGCAGTAGGCCTCGCTCACGCAGGTCTCGAATGATGAGTGGGTCGGCGTCCTTGACGAACATGCCGTGCCACGGGGCGACCGCCTCGATGAACTTGCCCTCGGCGTCCACCGTCTGCAGCACGGGGAGTCCGTACCGCTGCCCGACCTCCAGGTCCTCGGCGCCGAACGCCGGGGCCATGTGCACTATGCCGGTTCCCTCATCGGTGCTCACGAAGTCAGCAGGCACTACGTAGTAGGCACGTTCCTTCGGTTGCAGGAAACTATAGAGCGGCCAGTAGGGACGGCCCACCAGATCATGTCCTTTCATCCGGCGCAGTACCCGATGCGGACCCAGTAGTTCCTCTGCCAGGGCTGCGGCCACGATGAGCCGCTCGCCGTCCTCACTCACCTCGGCCAGCACGTAGTCCACGTCCGGGTGGACTGCCAGGGCCACGTTCCCGGGGAGAGTCCAAGGCGTGGTAGTCCACACGAGGAAGGCCACTCCCTCCTCATCAGCCAGCCGGAACCGAACGTAGATCGAGGGGTCTTCCGTCTCGGCGTAGCCCTGGGCCACCTCGTGGTCAGACAGGGGAGTACCACACCGGGCACAGTAGGGCACCACCTTGAACCCCTGGTACAGCAGGCCCTTGTCCCACATCCGCCTCAGGATCCACCACACTGACTCGATGTACTCGTTCGTCATGGTGATGTAGGGGTCGTCCATGTCTATCCAGAAGCCGATGCGCTCGGTCATCTGTTCCCACTCTTCCACGTAGCGGAAGACACTCTCGCGGCAGCGGGCGTTGAACTCAGCCACGCCGTAAGCCTCAATCTGCTGCTTGCCGCTGAAGCCGAGCTGCCGCTCTACCTCCAGCTCCACCGGCAGGCCGTGAGTGTCCCAGCCGCCCTTGCGCAGGACGTACCGGCCCTTCATGGTCTGGTAGCGAGGGAAGAGATCCTTGAACACCCGGGCCATCACGTGATGGGTCCCCGGTAGGCCGTTGGCCGTGGGAGGGCCTTCGTAGAACACCCACGGCCGCCGGTCGGGCCTGACGCTGCGTCGGAACACGTCTGCTTTGCGCCAGAACTCCAGGATGCGCTCCTCCATCTCGGGCAGGCTGACGTGCCCGCTCACCTCGCTGAACAACTGCCCCATACTGCCCCTCCTGCCGCTCAGGACAAACGAACGGGCCCTCGTCCCCAGGGACGAGGGCCCAGCATTGACCAAACCCCCGCGGTACCACCCTGCTTAGCAGTGACCGCTCTCTCAGTCGGCTACGTGTTCATAGCCGCGTCGCTGTAACGGGCGACGACTCCGGCCAGGCCTACTCGGAATGCCCTTTCGGGTGGCGACTCGGGAAGGATTTTCGCCGGCCCTCGCGCACCCGTCTCGCACCCGCCGCGGGCTCTCTGAGCGCAACCCACCGGCTACTCGTTTCCGTCGCAGTCGCTCGCATATTGCGTTACCCGGCATCGTAGCACCGCCCATGGCAAAGCGGCAACTCCGCCCGCACAAGCTCAGGATCGGAGGGGTCAGCGTTGCATCCGCTCTGTGGACGCCACCCTCTCACGTACGCATGCGAACGGCCGCCTCGATTCGCTCCAGCGCCCGCCGGATGTTCGGAACCGAGTTGGCGTACGAAAGCCGAATGTGGCCCTCGCCGTAGGCGCCGAACGAGGTACCGGCCAGGGTAGCCACACCCGCTTCGTACAAGAGATGCTGCTCCATCTCCTTGCTGGACATACCCGTCCCGGTGATATCAGGGAACACGTAGAATGCGCCCCGCGGCTTGAGGCAGCGAATGCCCGGAATGGCGTTCAGGCCCTCAACGATCACGTCCCGTCGCTCACGGAAGGCGGCCACCATAGCGTCCACGGCATCCTGTGGCCCAGTCAGAGCCTCCACACCAGCCCATTGGGTGCTGGCGTTGGTGCAAGAGGTGCAGTTGATCATCAGACGGGTTACCTGCTCGGCCAGCTCCCGCGGCATCACCCCATACCCTAGGCGCCACCCAGTCATGGCGTAGGTCTTGGAGAACCCGTCCAGAATGACCGTCCTTTCGGCCATCCCCGGGATGCTGCTGATGCTGGCGAACTTAGCCTCGTATATTATCCGGCAGTAGATCTCGTCGGAGAGCACCATGAGGTCGCGGTCTTGCACCAGATCAGCAACTGCCAGCAGGTCATCGGCGGTCAGCACTCCCCCCGTCGGGTTCTCCGGGGAGTTGAGAATGATCAGACGGGTTCTGTCGGTGATCAGCGATGCCAATTCGCCCGTGTCGAGCCGAAAGTCATTCGCCTGGCGCAGGGGAATGGGCACAGGAGTGCCGCCCACGAACCTGATCATGGACTCGTAAATGGGGAAACCGGGATTGGGGTAGATGACCTCGTCCCCTTCTTGGATCAGCGCGGTGATCACGGCGTACATGATCGGCTTGCCACCCGGCACCACCACTACCTGCTCCGGATCCACGGGGATGCCGCGAGTGGCGGAGACGGTAGCCGCTATCGCCCTCCGCAACTCCGGGATCCCGGCAGCGGGCGTGTAGTGGGTGTGGCCCGCCCGAAGGGCTCGGATCGCGGCCTCAGTTATGTTCGCCGGCGTGTCGAAGTCAGGCTCCCCGATCTCGAGGTGCACTACGTCGCGGCCCTGAGCCTCCAGGCTCCGCGCCGCCGCGAGCACTTCAAAGGCCGTCTCTGTGCCAAGTCTGCTCATCCGTTCCGCCAGACGCATCGCCTCACCTCGTCTGCTTCTGAGTGTCCCCCCGAAGACTGGCCCAGATTATCGCACGCCCAGCTCGACCTGTCGAACACCGCTCACCTCCCATCGTTGCCCCAGGCCGGCGAGGCGACCAGTGACAACAGGAACGGCCCTCACGCACCGCGTGCGACGGCCTGAGGGCGGTGTGTCTCATTGCTGCAGCACTGTCCGTGTGCTATCATCGCCGCCGTATGGGGACCTTCGTTCATCCCACCGCAGTTATCCACCCGAACGTGCAACTGGGGGACGGCACCACCGTGGGAGAGTACGCGGTGCTGGGGGTTCCTCCTCGTGGAGCCGCGCCCGGGGAGCTCGTGACTGTAGTCGGGCCGGGTAGCATCATCCGCTCGCATGCCGTGATCTACGCCGGGAACTGCATTGGCGCCCGATTCCAGACCGGACACGCCACCATGGTCAGGGAGCACAACCGCATCGGCGACGATGTCAGCATCGGTACCCACTCGGTGATCGAGCATCACGTGGATATCGGGCACAGGGTCCGGATACACTCGGGAGCCTTCATCCCGGAGTACTCGCTATTGGAGGACGATTCCTGGATAGGGCCTCACGTGGTCTTCACCAACGCCCTTCACCCGCGCTGTCCCAGGGCCAAGGACTGCCTGCGCGGTCCCCGCGTCCGCCGGGGGGCCAAGATCGGAGCGAACGCTACCGTCCTGCCTGACCTGGAAGTGGGTGAGATGGCCCTCGTGGGGGCCGGTTCGGTGGTGACTCATGACGTGCCCGCGCGTGCAGTGGTAACGGGCAATCCGGCCCGTGTGGTCAGGACCATAGATCTCCTCACCTGCCCGTACAACCTGATGCCCTCGCCCTATCAGGAGCAGCCCGAACGCTGACAAGGAGCAGGACGTGCCCCAGATACCTCTGGTGGACCTTAGGGCGCAGTACCTCGCCATCCGCGACGAGATAGACGCCGCCATACAGAGCGTGCTCGACAGCACCCGCTTCATCGGGGGCCCCGAGCTCGCCTCGTTCGAAGCGGAGTTCGCCGCCTACTGCGAGGCCGAGCACTGCGTCGGGGTCTCCTCGGGGACCTCCGCCCTCAGCCTGGCCCTGGACGCCTGCGGCGTGGGCCCGGGGGACGAGGTCGTTACCACCACCCATACCTTCGTGGCCACAGCCGAGGCTATCGCTCACGCGGGAGCGACGCCCGTTCTCGTGGACGTGGATGCCGCTACGGGCACTATATCGCCGCAGCAGGTGGAGCTGGCTCTCACGGGCCGCACTCGGGCCATCCTCCCCGTCCACCTCTACGGGCACCCCGCCGACCTGGCGCCGCTCCTTGAGCTGTGCCGCCGCTATGACCTGTTCCTCATCGAAGACGCCGCTCAGGCCCATGGGGCCCGCTATGGCGGCCGCCGCGTCGGGTCCCAGGGGCACCTCGCCTGCTTCTCTTTCTACCCGGGCAAGAACCTGGGCGCCTACGGAGACGCAGGCGCCGTGGTCACCTCCGATGCCAACCTGGCGGAGAGGGTGCGCATGATGGCGGACCACGGTCGTCTGCCGGGGAGCAAGTACGAGCACGCTCGCGTAGGCAGCAACCAGCGGATGGATGCGCTCCAGGCCGCCATCCTGCGCGTCAAGCTCCGCCACCTCGATGGGTGGAATGCCCTGCGCCGCGCCCGGGCGGACCAGTACGACCGGCTCTTCGCGGGCTCCGAGGCCCAGCCGCTTCGGCGCCCGAGCTGGGGCGAGTCCGTCTATCACCTCTACGTGGTCCGCGTTCCCCCGACGGAGCGGGAGCGGCTCCAGAGACGCTTGACATCCGCCGGCATAGCCACTGGCATCCATTACCCCGTCCCGGTGCACTTACAGCCGGCCTTCGCCCATCTGGGCTACCCCTTGGGGACGTTCCCTGTCGCTGAGGCTCTGGCGGCGACGGTTCTGTCGCTCCCTCTCTTCCCTGAACTGGAGCCCTCGCAGGTCGAGTTCGTCGCCGACCAGGTGTTGCAGGCGTTACGCGAAGTGGACGTCGGGCCCTGATGGACTCGGAGACGACGGCGGTACGGGTATCTCTCTTCGCCCCCGCCTACAACGAGGCCGGTAACCTTCCCCTATTGCTGGAGAAGCTGGATCGCACTGTAGCACGCCTGGGCCTTCCTACCGAGGTGGTGATCGTGGACGACGGCTCCACCGACGACACTCCCACCATCCTGGCGGAGGCCGCTCAGGCCTACCCTTGGCTCCGGGTGGTACGCCACCGCCGGAACGCCGGCCTTACGGAGGCGATGCGCTCGGGCTTCAGCGTCGTGCGGGGAGATGTGATCGTCTTCATACCGGCCGATCTGGAGTCAGATCCGGAGGAGGACGTCCCCGCTTTGCTGGCCAAGCTTGACGAGGGCTACGACGTGGTAGCGGGCTGGCGCCAAGGGCGGCGCGACCGCAAAGTGGTCGCTTCCTGGATATACAACCAGGTGTCGGCCCGCCTGTTCGGGGTCCATGCCCACGACATGAACTGGATCAAGGCTTTCCGGCGGGAGGTGATCGAGGACCTGCACCTGCGGTCGGATTGGCATCGGTTCATCCTCATGATCGCTGCGGCTCAGGGATACCGCGTGGGTGAAGTGAAGACGTCTTACCGGCCTCGTGCCCACGGGCGCTCCAAGTTCGGCCTCGGCCGCATACCTCGTTCGTTCCTGGACGTGCTGGTGGTGAAGTTCCTGCTAACCTTCAGCCGCAGGCCCATGCTCTTCTTCGGCGGCATCGGGCTGGTTCTGGAGGCCGCCGGTATCTCCTTGGCCCTATACCTGGCCGCCCTGTACCTGCTGGAGCAGACTCAGAAGCGGCCCCTCTTCAACCTGTCGCTCGGACTCGTCGGTGCCGGGCTACTCCTGTTCCTGGTGGGGTTCCTGGCCGAGCTCATCGTTACCCAGACCGAGTACCTCGAGCAGGTGTTACGCGAACTGAGACAGAGGGAGCGCGATTGACCCATGCGCGTTCTGGAGCTCACCCACAACCTCCCGCGGTACCCGGGAGACTTCAGCGGCACGTTCATCGACGCGCTCGCGAGCGCTATGGTCGCTCACGGCGCTCACGTTCACGTGTTGGCGCCCCACGACCGCGCCTATGGCCCCGCCATGCAGCGCGCCTACTCCCTCAGCCTCTATCGCTACGCCTGGCCTACTTCACTGGAGACGGTGGGATACATGCGCAGCCTGGCTGGCGATCTGCAGCCCCGGGCGGTCAGTCTGCTGGCAGCGCCGGCTACCCTCCTCTTCGGCGCCGCAGCCTGCCTGCGAGAGGTGCGCCGATGGCGGCCCCAGGTCATCCACGCCCACTGGCTACTCCCCAACGGGCTCATCGGGGCTGTGGTCAGTCGTCTGACCGGGGTCCCCCTGGCCGTCTCTCTGCCTGGCTCGGACCTGCTGGTAGCCCGGCTCAATCCCCTGGCGCGGTGGGCGGCCCGGTTCGCGCTGGATCAGGCCGCCCTGATCACTGCCAACAGCCGCGAACTGCAGCAAGTGGCGCTGGAACTGGGCGCCGATGGAGCCCGCTTCGACCTCATCGTCTACGGCGTGGATCCAGACCGCATCCATCGGGACGTCGAAGCCGGGACAGCGCTGCGCCAGCGGCTGGGCCTGGAGCCGCGCGCCTTCGTGGTGCTGGCGGTGGGCCGCATGGTGCCCAAGAAGGGATTTCGGTACCTGATCCAGGCCATGCCGGCTCTGCGGGAGCGGGTACCCGTGGCCCGGGCGGTAATGGTGGGAGACGGGGACGAGCGGGCTAACCTCGAGCGGATGGCTTCCGCCCTCGGCGTCCGCGCTGCGGTGCACTTCGTGGGCTCGGTGCCCCGGGACGAGATCACCGCCTACTACAGCGCCGCCGATGCCCTCGCCATGCCCTCGGTGACCGAGCCCGAGGATGGCCTCAATGTCTGCGTCCTGGATGCCATGGCCTGCGCCTTGCCCATCGTCAGCACCAACGTGGCGGGCAATCCCTTAGTGGTGGAAGACGGCCGAAACGGGTATCTGGTGCCGGAGCGCCGCCCCGATCTGCTGGCCGAGGCCCTCGCCCGACTAGCCCTCGACCCACACGACGCCCGACGGATGGGGCTCGCCGGGCGCCGTCGGGTGGAAGCGGAGTTCTCTTGGCCCCAGCTGGCGGCTCGATACCTGGAGCACTTCCACCGGATCGGCGCCTGCGCGCCTCTGCCGGCCCAGGGGTGAAGGTGCGAAGGGTGCCAGCGTTGCCTGCGGGGCTGCCTCTTCCCGCTCTGACGAGACTTCAACGCCTGGTCTCCAACCGTTGGGTCCGCCTGGTCTTCCTGGCACTCAGCTTGACCTTCATGGTGTTCGTCCTGCGTTCGTACTGGGTGGACATGCTGCTGCTGTCCTACCGGCCTTCCCTCAGTCCGGCCTGGCTCGCAGTGAGCTTTCTCGGGGTGTTGCCGGCCCTCCTGCTTGAGGTGATGCTCTGGCGGGCTCTGCTGGCCGGCCTGGGCCACCGGCTCTCCCCGCGCCGATCGGCAGGGTTGTGGTTTCTCTCCAACCTGGCCCGCTACATCCCCGGCAACGTGTGGCAGTTCGCCGGCATGATGGAGCTGGGTGCGACAAGCGGCGTCCCTCGGGCCGCG
Coding sequences within:
- a CDS encoding pyridoxal phosphate-dependent aminotransferase codes for the protein MRLAERMSRLGTETAFEVLAAARSLEAQGRDVVHLEIGEPDFDTPANITEAAIRALRAGHTHYTPAAGIPELRRAIAATVSATRGIPVDPEQVVVVPGGKPIMYAVITALIQEGDEVIYPNPGFPIYESMIRFVGGTPVPIPLRQANDFRLDTGELASLITDRTRLIILNSPENPTGGVLTADDLLAVADLVQDRDLMVLSDEIYCRIIYEAKFASISSIPGMAERTVILDGFSKTYAMTGWRLGYGVMPRELAEQVTRLMINCTSCTNASTQWAGVEALTGPQDAVDAMVAAFRERRDVIVEGLNAIPGIRCLKPRGAFYVFPDITGTGMSSKEMEQHLLYEAGVATLAGTSFGAYGEGHIRLSYANSVPNIRRALERIEAAVRMRT
- a CDS encoding transferase; translation: MGTFVHPTAVIHPNVQLGDGTTVGEYAVLGVPPRGAAPGELVTVVGPGSIIRSHAVIYAGNCIGARFQTGHATMVREHNRIGDDVSIGTHSVIEHHVDIGHRVRIHSGAFIPEYSLLEDDSWIGPHVVFTNALHPRCPRAKDCLRGPRVRRGAKIGANATVLPDLEVGEMALVGAGSVVTHDVPARAVVTGNPARVVRTIDLLTCPYNLMPSPYQEQPER
- a CDS encoding DegT/DnrJ/EryC1/StrS family aminotransferase, translating into MPLVDLRAQYLAIRDEIDAAIQSVLDSTRFIGGPELASFEAEFAAYCEAEHCVGVSSGTSALSLALDACGVGPGDEVVTTTHTFVATAEAIAHAGATPVLVDVDAATGTISPQQVELALTGRTRAILPVHLYGHPADLAPLLELCRRYDLFLIEDAAQAHGARYGGRRVGSQGHLACFSFYPGKNLGAYGDAGAVVTSDANLAERVRMMADHGRLPGSKYEHARVGSNQRMDALQAAILRVKLRHLDGWNALRRARADQYDRLFAGSEAQPLRRPSWGESVYHLYVVRVPPTERERLQRRLTSAGIATGIHYPVPVHLQPAFAHLGYPLGTFPVAEALAATVLSLPLFPELEPSQVEFVADQVLQALREVDVGP
- a CDS encoding glycosyltransferase family 2 protein, translating into MDSETTAVRVSLFAPAYNEAGNLPLLLEKLDRTVARLGLPTEVVIVDDGSTDDTPTILAEAAQAYPWLRVVRHRRNAGLTEAMRSGFSVVRGDVIVFIPADLESDPEEDVPALLAKLDEGYDVVAGWRQGRRDRKVVASWIYNQVSARLFGVHAHDMNWIKAFRREVIEDLHLRSDWHRFILMIAAAQGYRVGEVKTSYRPRAHGRSKFGLGRIPRSFLDVLVVKFLLTFSRRPMLFFGGIGLVLEAAGISLALYLAALYLLEQTQKRPLFNLSLGLVGAGLLLFLVGFLAELIVTQTEYLEQVLRELRQRERD
- a CDS encoding glycosyltransferase; the encoded protein is MRVLELTHNLPRYPGDFSGTFIDALASAMVAHGAHVHVLAPHDRAYGPAMQRAYSLSLYRYAWPTSLETVGYMRSLAGDLQPRAVSLLAAPATLLFGAAACLREVRRWRPQVIHAHWLLPNGLIGAVVSRLTGVPLAVSLPGSDLLVARLNPLARWAARFALDQAALITANSRELQQVALELGADGARFDLIVYGVDPDRIHRDVEAGTALRQRLGLEPRAFVVLAVGRMVPKKGFRYLIQAMPALRERVPVARAVMVGDGDERANLERMASALGVRAAVHFVGSVPRDEITAYYSAADALAMPSVTEPEDGLNVCVLDAMACALPIVSTNVAGNPLVVEDGRNGYLVPERRPDLLAEALARLALDPHDARRMGLAGRRRVEAEFSWPQLAARYLEHFHRIGACAPLPAQG